One window of Microcoleus vaginatus PCC 9802 genomic DNA carries:
- a CDS encoding GNAT family N-acetyltransferase, whose translation MNILTTRSYKGETDWCAIANLIDACETVDRLGEEVSATELKLILDAPKLDKARDVQLWEDGNYKLIGLALLDMPDSPEEIDACLWFYVHPNVRGAGLEKDIIKWGEKRLGEVAKERNLPAKLRTYSREDKTDEMRLLEKQGFEVDRYFWTMARSLAEPIPAPEFPADFALTHVSGEQDIQPWVEMFNQSFIDHWNHHDLTAETVRYWMQDPNYQPELDLIAVSGDRKFAAFCDCQIKPQKNARSATKDGWIELLGTRRDFRKMGLGKAMLLAGLHKLKAAGANTAKLSVDADSLTGATKLYKSVGFRPMETWIEWAKTV comes from the coding sequence ATGAATATCTTGACAACACGCTCGTACAAGGGCGAAACTGACTGGTGCGCGATCGCAAATTTAATCGATGCTTGCGAAACAGTCGATCGACTCGGTGAAGAAGTCTCAGCAACTGAACTTAAGCTAATACTTGATGCACCCAAACTCGACAAAGCCCGCGACGTGCAATTGTGGGAAGATGGGAACTACAAACTAATCGGTTTGGCACTCCTAGATATGCCCGATTCGCCAGAGGAAATAGACGCTTGTCTCTGGTTTTACGTGCATCCAAACGTGCGCGGCGCAGGTTTGGAAAAAGATATCATTAAATGGGGCGAAAAGCGGCTGGGCGAAGTCGCGAAAGAACGGAATTTGCCCGCGAAATTGCGTACATACAGCCGCGAGGACAAAACCGATGAGATGCGGCTGTTAGAAAAACAGGGCTTTGAGGTCGATCGCTATTTTTGGACAATGGCCCGATCCCTCGCCGAACCGATTCCCGCGCCGGAATTCCCCGCAGATTTTGCACTGACACACGTATCGGGAGAACAAGACATCCAACCCTGGGTAGAGATGTTCAACCAGTCATTTATCGATCACTGGAATCACCACGATTTAACTGCGGAAACCGTGCGCTACTGGATGCAAGATCCGAATTATCAGCCGGAATTAGACTTGATTGCTGTTTCGGGCGATCGTAAATTTGCTGCTTTCTGCGACTGTCAAATCAAACCCCAAAAAAACGCCCGCAGCGCCACAAAAGACGGCTGGATTGAATTGTTGGGTACGCGGCGCGACTTTCGGAAAATGGGTTTAGGAAAAGCGATGCTATTAGCTGGCCTGCATAAGTTGAAAGCAGCGGGTGCAAACACAGCTAAACTCAGCGTTGATGCGGACAGTTTGACAGGGGCGACAAAGCTTTACAAATCAGTGGGTTTCCGCCCGATGGAAACTTGGATCGAGTGGGCTAAGACAGTTTAA
- a CDS encoding YdcF family protein gives MPELLARILFLFLLFSLLKSWWDQSGGKDNPLLDRLRVLLLISLLILAFFAPDTPVGAAIFGLIAFFFKPLGFSITLLVIASALITNGGIRNPAPRMILAALLVLILSSMPVVAYWFAEQAERDAAAAVRTVCCDETAAAIVLLGKGTTQPHIPNRVAIQLTDTGNRLPYAAVLYRKQLAPMVIVTAGPRHELEGYVGEAKDIETLLANNMGVPRSSIVLDNNGSNIRTSAEEVRKILDSRGAPRKVILVTSAIQMRRASLAFANMGIQVIPRATDFYTFQSTSRGSSRLRLDAGDFLPSAEALVTTTRVFDEYFGSFYYYLRGWQAPRA, from the coding sequence ATGCCAGAACTGTTAGCTCGCATTCTATTTCTATTCCTCCTGTTCTCACTGCTCAAATCGTGGTGGGATCAATCAGGAGGCAAAGACAATCCGTTATTAGATCGGCTGCGCGTTTTGCTGCTGATCAGCCTTTTGATCCTAGCTTTTTTTGCGCCAGACACCCCGGTCGGAGCAGCGATTTTCGGGCTAATAGCCTTCTTCTTTAAGCCGCTGGGTTTTTCCATCACGCTGCTGGTGATTGCATCCGCGCTGATCACGAACGGGGGCATCCGCAACCCGGCGCCGAGAATGATCCTGGCAGCGCTGCTAGTTTTGATCCTTTCGAGTATGCCAGTTGTCGCTTACTGGTTCGCCGAGCAAGCAGAACGGGACGCCGCTGCCGCCGTCCGGACAGTTTGCTGCGACGAAACCGCAGCGGCGATCGTCCTGCTGGGCAAGGGAACCACTCAGCCTCACATCCCCAACCGAGTAGCGATTCAACTGACAGATACAGGCAATCGCTTGCCCTATGCTGCCGTTTTGTACAGAAAACAACTCGCACCGATGGTCATCGTTACCGCTGGCCCAAGACACGAGTTGGAGGGTTATGTTGGTGAAGCTAAGGATATCGAGACTTTGCTGGCAAACAACATGGGCGTGCCGCGCAGCAGTATCGTTCTCGACAATAACGGCAGCAACATACGCACCAGCGCTGAAGAGGTGAGAAAGATACTCGACAGCCGTGGCGCCCCGCGCAAAGTAATCCTGGTAACATCTGCGATTCAGATGCGCCGTGCCAGCCTCGCTTTTGCGAATATGGGAATCCAGGTGATTCCTAGGGCTACCGACTTCTACACTTTTCAATCCACCTCAAGAGGAAGCTCCAGACTGCGTTTAGACGCGGGAGATTTTTTGCCTAGTGCAGAAGCTTTGGTAACTACGACGCGAGTATTCGATGAATATTTCGGGTCTTTTTATTACTATTTGCGTGGCTGGCAGGCTCCCAGGGCCTAA
- the glsA gene encoding glutaminase A produces MKISTSKLSSLQPEQLEVWAKEAINRSKSGQIPAYIPLLAQADRQGLAVQIRAIDGQIVSWGSIAQTFPLMSVVKPFVLLYLLCKLGEKRVFDCVGCEPSELPFNSLTQLEIDQGKPRNPMINSGAIALASLMPGQNAVSRSQNLLDWLNQQANSQLFVDELMLDSVKTNPNQNNWNLALKMVESGYIQNAQIALETYNRVCCLSGTVEDLAKLGMVLVNSGDRAIGENCRTVKALMATCGLYEASGRFALRVGLPAKSGVSGAMLSVIPGQGAIGFYSPPLDKEGNSVGGLFLLEQIAKTLRLSVFD; encoded by the coding sequence GTGAAAATATCCACCAGCAAACTATCTTCCTTGCAACCGGAACAACTGGAAGTTTGGGCAAAAGAGGCAATTAATCGCAGTAAATCGGGTCAAATCCCTGCGTACATACCTCTGCTAGCGCAAGCCGATCGACAAGGGCTTGCCGTGCAAATTCGGGCAATTGATGGTCAAATTGTGAGCTGGGGTAGCATTGCTCAAACATTCCCGCTGATGAGTGTAGTCAAGCCCTTTGTCCTGCTTTATTTGCTGTGCAAATTGGGCGAAAAAAGGGTATTTGACTGCGTTGGCTGCGAGCCCTCGGAGCTGCCTTTCAATTCCTTAACTCAACTCGAAATCGACCAAGGGAAGCCGAGAAACCCGATGATTAATAGCGGGGCGATCGCCCTAGCGTCTTTGATGCCCGGTCAAAATGCTGTGTCGCGCTCTCAAAACTTGCTCGATTGGCTGAATCAACAGGCCAACAGTCAGTTATTTGTTGACGAGTTAATGCTCGATTCAGTGAAGACAAATCCGAATCAAAATAATTGGAATCTCGCCTTGAAAATGGTAGAATCGGGTTATATTCAAAATGCACAAATTGCTTTAGAAACCTACAATCGCGTTTGCTGTTTGTCGGGAACTGTGGAGGATTTAGCTAAACTGGGTATGGTTTTGGTAAATAGTGGCGATCGAGCAATCGGGGAAAACTGTCGCACTGTCAAAGCACTGATGGCAACTTGCGGTTTGTATGAAGCATCCGGCCGGTTTGCGCTGCGGGTGGGACTGCCTGCCAAGTCGGGAGTTAGCGGGGCAATGCTCTCGGTAATTCCGGGTCAAGGTGCGATCGGCTTTTACAGTCCGCCCCTGGATAAAGAGGGAAACTCTGTCGGTGGCTTATTTCTGTTAGAACAAATAGCTAAAACTCTGCGGCTGAGCGTATTTGATTAA
- a CDS encoding adenylate/guanylate cyclase domain-containing protein: MKFKQWMDHLKHNQLIGLRQYIISNPPWMTGALAGLMSVAMLQVGIWKPLEYLGYKTLFQIRESGILPNPGWDQRIAVIAIEPHSLQEYGQFPWPRNRYAELLESLKQSPPTAVGFDILFLDPSPKDEILAAAIAANGKVVLPRTPKEEPVASLKAVAAGVGHISQEADSDGITRESKIFLNGIPNFGLAMTHRYNAANPQDPVLLPKSKNKQEKKVWVNWPGKTENLPTYAFVDVVEGRIPADALTNKLVLVGIVATGFDPISSPLNKTTGGVYLYAALVDNLLNQRLLQRLPVLVEILLLLGIGPLTALVLGQRGVKERMAIALGLPIIWIAAAALLFGFFFWWVPIAAPIGTLILSGTALQLREQYEKQQLMRLFEKHVAPETAQLIWERKAEIFEQGELEPQELTATVLFMDIRSFTSISEKMPPRDLLTWLNNYLEAMTNCIMDHGGVVDKYIGDAIMAVFGVPFCHTEYRQIQQDALNAVAACIAMHERLHQLNQQLRIERKPLIKFGIGLHTGQLVAGSVGGSRRLNYSVIGDAVNVAARLEAMNKEIVSDSPFNLLVTGRTFAYVRDRYEGQKVGSIQLRGKKEQTVVYAILGEKH, encoded by the coding sequence ATGAAGTTCAAACAATGGATGGATCATCTCAAACACAATCAACTGATCGGCCTGCGGCAATATATAATTTCAAACCCTCCCTGGATGACAGGCGCCCTAGCAGGGCTAATGTCTGTAGCCATGCTGCAAGTGGGAATATGGAAACCCCTTGAATATTTGGGATACAAAACGCTATTTCAAATTCGAGAATCGGGTATATTACCAAATCCCGGATGGGATCAGAGAATTGCAGTAATTGCGATCGAACCGCATTCCTTGCAAGAATACGGTCAATTTCCTTGGCCCCGCAACCGCTATGCCGAACTGCTAGAATCACTGAAACAATCTCCCCCTACAGCAGTTGGTTTTGACATTCTTTTCCTCGATCCGAGTCCGAAAGATGAGATTTTAGCTGCGGCAATTGCCGCCAACGGCAAAGTTGTACTCCCTAGAACCCCCAAAGAAGAACCCGTAGCATCTTTAAAAGCAGTCGCCGCAGGTGTCGGCCACATCAGCCAAGAAGCCGATAGCGACGGTATTACCCGCGAGTCAAAAATCTTTCTCAACGGGATTCCTAATTTCGGTTTAGCAATGACTCACAGGTACAATGCTGCTAATCCCCAAGATCCAGTATTGCTCCCAAAGTCAAAAAATAAGCAGGAAAAAAAAGTCTGGGTTAACTGGCCGGGGAAAACTGAAAATCTACCTACCTATGCTTTTGTTGATGTCGTAGAAGGTAGAATTCCCGCAGATGCTCTGACCAATAAGTTAGTTTTAGTGGGCATAGTTGCTACCGGTTTCGACCCGATATCTTCACCTCTCAACAAGACTACGGGTGGGGTTTATTTATATGCAGCTTTGGTTGACAATTTGCTCAATCAACGCTTGCTGCAGCGGCTGCCGGTACTCGTAGAAATTTTGTTATTGTTGGGGATTGGTCCGCTTACCGCTTTGGTTCTGGGCCAGCGAGGTGTTAAGGAGAGAATGGCCATCGCTCTCGGTTTGCCTATAATTTGGATTGCGGCTGCTGCTTTGTTATTTGGCTTCTTTTTTTGGTGGGTTCCGATTGCCGCACCTATCGGCACCCTCATTTTATCGGGCACTGCTTTGCAACTGCGGGAACAGTACGAAAAGCAGCAGTTGATGAGGTTATTTGAAAAGCACGTCGCTCCGGAGACAGCTCAGCTTATTTGGGAACGCAAAGCTGAGATATTTGAACAAGGAGAACTCGAACCTCAAGAACTTACAGCAACGGTGCTGTTTATGGATATTCGTAGTTTTACTTCGATTTCAGAAAAAATGCCGCCGCGGGATTTGCTCACCTGGCTGAACAATTATTTGGAAGCGATGACCAACTGTATTATGGATCACGGCGGCGTTGTAGATAAATACATCGGTGATGCAATTATGGCAGTTTTTGGGGTGCCTTTTTGCCATACCGAATATCGACAAATCCAACAAGATGCTTTGAATGCAGTTGCCGCTTGCATTGCGATGCACGAACGGCTGCACCAACTTAACCAGCAGCTTAGAATTGAACGCAAACCTTTAATTAAATTTGGCATCGGTTTGCATACCGGACAGTTAGTTGCTGGTAGCGTGGGCGGTTCCCGACGTTTGAATTATTCTGTGATCGGCGATGCTGTCAACGTTGCTGCTAGATTGGAGGCGATGAATAAGGAAATTGTTTCTGACAGTCCTTTTAATTTGTTGGTGACGGGGAGGACTTTTGCTTACGTGCGCGATCGCTACGAAGGTCAAAAAGTAGGGTCGATTCAATTGCGCGGCAAAAAAGAACAGACTGTGGTTTATGCTATTTTGGGCGAAAAGCATTAG
- the pap gene encoding polyphosphate:AMP phosphotransferase: MLDNLDLNISLDKETYDAKIEVLMQQLRSLQLACRQKKMPAIIVLEGWAAAGKGALVKQMVGYMDPRGFAVHPIWPPSDAEMGYPFLWRFWQKLPARGKMGFFYHSWYTHILEDRLFDRVSDAQVPTAIRQINAFERQMVDDGAAIAKFWIHLSKKELKHRLKKLEDDTLQAWRVRPEDWKQAKKYEEYTTFAEEMVAQTGTGPAHWTLVEGDCQRWARVKVLTQMAATITEALDRLPMQSAPVKLPPQERLQPIEPDLLAQVDLTQSLSPDEYKQQLREEQTRFGKLQQSIYEEEIPVLVLFEGWDAAGKGGAIKRLTDVLDPRSYTVNAFGVPTDEEKAHHYLWRFWQRLPTAGKISICDRSWYGRVLVERVEGFATEPEWRRAYQEINEFEEQLTSFGCVLVKFWLHISPDEQLKRFTERQNNSFKQYKLTEEDWRNREKWNYYEVAVNQMIQRTSTPAAPWTLIAADNKYYARVKVIQTVTQAIRNQLKRR; the protein is encoded by the coding sequence ATGCTTGACAACCTGGATTTAAACATTTCCCTAGATAAAGAAACCTACGATGCCAAGATAGAAGTTTTAATGCAGCAGTTGCGATCGCTCCAACTGGCTTGTCGGCAAAAAAAAATGCCCGCAATTATCGTCCTCGAAGGTTGGGCCGCCGCCGGCAAAGGCGCTTTAGTCAAACAAATGGTAGGGTACATGGACCCGCGGGGGTTTGCCGTCCACCCGATTTGGCCGCCGTCAGATGCAGAAATGGGCTATCCTTTCCTATGGCGGTTTTGGCAGAAACTCCCCGCCCGCGGCAAAATGGGTTTTTTCTACCACAGTTGGTACACTCACATTTTAGAAGACCGATTGTTCGATCGAGTCTCTGACGCACAAGTACCGACAGCCATCAGGCAAATCAACGCCTTCGAGCGGCAGATGGTAGATGACGGCGCGGCAATTGCCAAATTTTGGATTCACCTGAGCAAAAAAGAACTCAAGCACCGACTCAAAAAACTAGAAGACGACACCTTACAAGCTTGGCGAGTGCGACCCGAAGATTGGAAACAAGCCAAAAAATACGAAGAATACACAACTTTTGCCGAAGAAATGGTAGCCCAAACCGGCACGGGCCCCGCACATTGGACGTTAGTAGAAGGCGATTGTCAACGGTGGGCCAGAGTCAAAGTTTTAACGCAAATGGCAGCGACAATTACAGAAGCCTTAGACAGACTGCCCATGCAATCTGCACCCGTGAAATTGCCACCTCAAGAAAGGTTGCAACCCATCGAACCCGACTTGCTGGCCCAAGTAGATTTAACTCAATCGCTGTCGCCCGACGAATACAAACAGCAACTTCGCGAAGAACAAACCCGTTTTGGCAAACTACAACAAAGCATCTACGAAGAGGAAATCCCCGTATTAGTGCTGTTTGAAGGTTGGGACGCCGCCGGTAAAGGAGGAGCAATCAAACGCTTGACGGACGTATTAGACCCCCGCAGTTACACTGTTAATGCCTTTGGGGTCCCGACAGACGAAGAAAAAGCGCATCACTACCTCTGGCGCTTCTGGCAGCGGCTGCCAACGGCTGGTAAAATCAGCATTTGCGATCGCAGTTGGTATGGTAGAGTTCTGGTCGAGCGAGTCGAAGGATTTGCCACCGAACCCGAATGGCGCCGAGCTTATCAGGAAATTAACGAATTTGAGGAGCAACTCACCAGTTTCGGTTGTGTATTAGTTAAATTCTGGCTGCACATCAGTCCTGACGAGCAACTAAAGCGGTTTACAGAGCGGCAAAACAATTCATTTAAACAATACAAACTCACCGAGGAAGATTGGCGGAATCGGGAAAAGTGGAATTATTATGAAGTAGCGGTGAATCAAATGATTCAGCGCACCAGCACGCCGGCTGCTCCCTGGACGCTAATTGCGGCCGATAACAAGTATTATGCTCGTGTTAAAGTAATTCAAACGGTAACGCAGGCAATTCGGAATCAACTGAAGCGCCGATAA